CTACGACGCGGGTTCGCGTTTGGTTAGGATGGCTATGCCCCTCGCCACATACAGCGCACCCGCCACAATAGTCACCGCTGCGGTCAAATAAAACAAGTAATCCCCGTAGGTCATCTCCTCCGACCACAGCACATAGACCACGGTGAGGATCTGGAGCATGGTGCTTGATTTGCCGTATATGGACGGGATGAGGCGGACTTTTCCGAACATGCGGTAGAGGATGAGGAAGCCGGTTGCCGTGACCACGTCCTTGATCAATACCACCAGGGTAATCCACATGGGCATGATGCC
The genomic region above belongs to Syntrophorhabdaceae bacterium and contains:
- a CDS encoding CDP-alcohol phosphatidyltransferase family protein; this translates as MNIPNILSIFRLFLTIFFVMAVNQGRLRLALLLFVIQGVSDLLDGLLARILNLKTPLGAFLDPIADKAMLVSAYVVLFLNGIMPMWITLVVLIKDVVTATGFLILYRMFGKVRLIPSIYGKSSTMLQILTVVYVLWSEEMTYGDYLFYLTAAVTIVAGALYVARGIAILTKREPAS